One part of the Leclercia sp. LSNIH1 genome encodes these proteins:
- a CDS encoding ATP-binding protein: MRKAGEASPARDERLANLEQRDPRSGDARGLFVYHLFRKLMMGKQEHGDLEMIVCINRLKQFGIFSDFNGTKIQKFGRYNLVYGWNGTGKSTLSNLFSCFELRSMVPRFSTGQFSVVLEDGSTITESTLHSSQLNIHVFNQRFVHENIDWDKSVKSILLIAKEKIDDLQKLEKLKSELQSKKKAHDDKQSDIKKQREALEKFLTNAAKKMKLGLQAIDTSDSYYLNYDRRKLSNFIQNNGETIIKAESVLPDERVIDLTNAAKPDQLPSIAFASTAIEPDYFKKAAGRIRDLIGTTAVNQAIQRLTDNPDIREWVQAGLEIHKNHDSQSCEFCGSPFAQLRAEALAAHFSKEFTEFQSRLQNAATWIESQGAPANQFPASTEFYKELSAEAEKLQKDYATAAEKIDQQMDAWREALKAKITDPGKTDIQISDVVEDDVTNFNDILKSIVALVGKHNNKTSNFKSETSKSKVALELHFAAAEVQEFDYAGSEKKCNDLESEAKNDHKEIEKISLEVGAIEAALSNETVGAKEFNDILHRFIGRSELCLNFNQKKKGYEIIRNGVGEHDGNLSEGEKTAIAFVYFITKLKENGNNIKDTIVVVDDPVSSFDSNHLFHAYSFLRTQCTEAKQLFVLTHNFTYFKLVRDWFTGTNRNRVKKGNAENCFFYRLDAPPGSPRHSLLVDADDSLKNYGSEYHYIFKKLYEYRAHTTLNRDEAFLTANLARKLVESFFTFKYPRRRSDISQLMEAGLKDCTITTPELKEKIYRFINKYSHSDVIEITEESAENLAGESHSVIGNIFQWLEEVDKKHYDEMIQVATA, translated from the coding sequence ATGCGGAAGGCTGGCGAAGCCAGTCCCGCCAGGGATGAGCGACTAGCGAACCTGGAGCAGCGCGATCCGCGAAGCGGAGACGCAAGAGGACTCTTCGTTTACCATTTGTTTCGCAAGCTAATGATGGGAAAGCAAGAACACGGAGATCTAGAGATGATTGTCTGCATCAACCGCCTCAAACAGTTCGGAATCTTCAGCGACTTCAATGGAACGAAGATCCAAAAGTTCGGCCGGTACAACCTGGTCTATGGTTGGAATGGAACAGGCAAGTCAACGTTATCGAATCTATTCTCTTGCTTTGAGCTTCGCTCGATGGTTCCCCGCTTCAGCACGGGCCAATTTTCAGTAGTTCTGGAGGATGGCTCAACGATCACGGAATCCACACTCCACTCATCCCAATTGAATATTCATGTTTTCAATCAACGCTTCGTGCATGAGAACATTGATTGGGACAAATCCGTAAAGAGCATCCTTCTTATTGCGAAAGAGAAGATTGATGACTTGCAGAAGCTGGAGAAGCTGAAGAGCGAGCTTCAGTCGAAAAAGAAGGCTCACGACGACAAGCAAAGCGATATCAAGAAGCAGCGTGAGGCATTAGAGAAGTTCCTGACCAATGCTGCCAAGAAAATGAAGCTTGGACTTCAGGCGATTGATACGAGCGACAGTTATTACTTGAATTACGACCGCCGCAAGCTCTCCAACTTCATACAGAATAACGGCGAGACAATTATCAAGGCGGAGTCGGTTCTTCCAGATGAGAGGGTTATCGACCTTACGAATGCCGCCAAGCCAGATCAGCTTCCAAGCATTGCTTTCGCCTCAACGGCCATTGAGCCGGACTACTTTAAGAAAGCGGCGGGCCGCATCAGAGATTTGATTGGGACTACGGCGGTCAATCAAGCAATCCAGCGGCTTACCGATAACCCGGACATCCGCGAATGGGTTCAAGCAGGCTTGGAAATCCATAAAAACCACGACTCGCAATCCTGCGAGTTCTGCGGCTCTCCGTTCGCCCAGCTTCGTGCCGAGGCGCTTGCTGCCCACTTCAGCAAGGAGTTCACGGAGTTTCAGAGCCGACTTCAGAATGCGGCGACATGGATTGAATCTCAAGGCGCTCCAGCTAATCAGTTTCCCGCATCGACCGAGTTTTATAAAGAACTATCGGCCGAGGCAGAAAAGCTTCAAAAGGACTACGCAACTGCTGCTGAAAAGATCGACCAGCAAATGGACGCCTGGCGGGAAGCCCTGAAGGCCAAGATCACAGACCCTGGGAAGACAGACATTCAGATCTCGGATGTGGTTGAAGACGATGTCACCAATTTCAATGACATCCTGAAGTCGATTGTTGCTCTCGTTGGAAAGCACAACAATAAGACTTCAAATTTCAAATCTGAGACCTCAAAAAGCAAGGTGGCACTGGAGCTTCACTTTGCTGCGGCTGAGGTGCAAGAGTTTGACTATGCTGGAAGTGAGAAGAAGTGCAATGACCTTGAGTCAGAAGCAAAGAACGACCATAAGGAAATTGAAAAAATTAGTCTAGAGGTCGGAGCCATAGAAGCGGCGCTCTCGAATGAAACGGTCGGGGCAAAGGAGTTCAATGACATCCTGCATCGCTTCATTGGCCGCTCTGAGCTTTGCCTGAACTTCAATCAGAAGAAGAAAGGCTATGAGATCATCAGAAACGGGGTTGGTGAGCACGATGGGAATTTGAGCGAAGGTGAGAAGACTGCGATTGCATTTGTCTATTTCATCACGAAGCTCAAAGAAAATGGAAATAACATCAAGGATACGATCGTCGTCGTTGACGATCCGGTCTCAAGCTTTGATTCTAATCACTTGTTTCACGCCTACTCGTTTTTGAGAACGCAATGCACTGAAGCCAAGCAACTTTTTGTGCTGACTCACAACTTCACTTACTTTAAGCTAGTGAGAGACTGGTTCACTGGCACCAATAGGAATCGAGTCAAAAAAGGCAACGCCGAGAATTGCTTCTTTTATCGCCTGGATGCGCCACCTGGCTCCCCTCGTCACTCCCTACTTGTGGATGCCGACGACTCACTCAAGAACTACGGTTCCGAGTACCACTATATCTTCAAGAAGCTTTACGAATATAGGGCGCACACGACACTCAATCGAGATGAGGCGTTCTTGACCGCCAACCTCGCCCGAAAGCTTGTTGAATCGTTTTTTACCTTCAAATATCCAAGGCGGCGAAGCGACATTAGTCAATTGATGGAGGCTGGCCTAAAAGATTGCACCATCACGACACCAGAGCTTAAAGAAAAAATCTACCGCTTTATCAATAAGTATTCACATAGCGACGTTATTGAGATAACAGAGGAATCCGCAGAAAACTTGGCAGGCGAAAGCCACAGCGTCATCGGGAACATCTTCCAGTGGCTGGAAGAGGTGGACAAGAAACATTACGACGAGATGATTCAGGTTGCGACGGCCTGA